One segment of Methanolinea mesophila DNA contains the following:
- a CDS encoding PUA domain-containing protein: MSTSCLENSSLRRARTIAEYQFGSGIGPELFPEECTFIFSRTGRIRQILLGKKRLATVRAEDGRLTLGIEGGLRLKRVLSPPSYRVVIDPEVTEFIRQGKNAFAKHVVAADPAIRADDEVLVVSSADDLLATGSAVMSGGEMLAFNYGVAVKVRQGSA; encoded by the coding sequence GTGTCAACGAGTTGCTTGGAGAACAGTTCGCTTCGGCGGGCAAGAACGATTGCTGAATACCAGTTCGGCTCGGGTATCGGACCGGAACTCTTTCCGGAGGAGTGTACTTTTATTTTTTCGAGAACCGGGAGGATCCGGCAGATACTTCTCGGAAAGAAACGCCTGGCGACGGTCCGGGCGGAAGACGGCCGCCTCACCCTGGGGATCGAGGGAGGCCTCCGGCTGAAAAGAGTACTCTCCCCTCCGTCGTACCGCGTGGTAATCGATCCCGAAGTGACGGAATTTATCCGGCAGGGGAAGAATGCGTTCGCGAAACACGTCGTGGCAGCCGATCCCGCGATCCGGGCGGACGACGAGGTGCTGGTCGTGAGCAGTGCGGACGACCTGCTCGCAACGGGGTCGGCGGTGATGTCGGGCGGAGAGATGCTGGCATTTAATTACGGTGTAGCGGTAAAAGTACGGCAAGGAAGTGCATAA